One genomic region from Streptomyces sp. NBC_01431 encodes:
- a CDS encoding lysophospholipid acyltransferase family protein, producing MFRPQVEGAENIPGTGPVILAGNHVTFIDSIVLPIVCDRQVSFIGKDEYVTGKGLKGRLMAWFFTGVGMIPVDRDGANGGVAALMTGRRVLEDGRMFGIYPEGTRSPDGRLYRGRTGVARLTLMTGAPVVPFAMIGTDKLQPGGAGMPRPGKVTVRFGEPMEFSRYEGMDRDRYVLRAVTDSVMAEVMRLSGQEYVDMYATKAKAA from the coding sequence ATGTTCCGCCCACAGGTGGAAGGCGCCGAGAACATCCCGGGCACCGGTCCAGTCATCCTCGCCGGCAACCACGTGACGTTCATCGACTCGATCGTGCTGCCCATCGTGTGCGACCGGCAGGTCTCCTTCATCGGCAAGGACGAGTACGTCACCGGCAAGGGACTCAAGGGCCGTCTGATGGCGTGGTTCTTCACCGGGGTCGGCATGATCCCGGTCGACCGGGACGGCGCCAACGGCGGTGTGGCAGCCCTGATGACCGGCCGCCGGGTCCTGGAGGACGGCCGGATGTTCGGCATCTACCCCGAGGGCACCCGCTCCCCCGACGGCCGCCTGTACCGGGGCCGTACCGGCGTCGCGCGGCTCACCCTGATGACGGGCGCGCCCGTCGTGCCGTTCGCGATGATCGGCACCGACAAGCTCCAGCCGGGCGGTGCCGGCATGCCGCGCCCCGGCAAGGTGACGGTCCGGTTCGGCGAGCCGATGGAGTTCTCGCGTTACGAGGGCATGGACCGCGACCGGTATGTGCTGCGGGCCGTGACGGACTCGGTGATGGCCGAGGTCATGCGGCTGTCCGGGCAGGAGTACGTGGACATGTACGCCACGAAGGCGAAGGCGGCCTGA
- a CDS encoding glycerophosphodiester phosphodiesterase, producing the protein MTEGERMSPGRRAVLGAAGAAVLGTAAAGLTAPPASAAQRGGAGRGGYRDLPVPYVIGHRGTAGYRPEHTLGSYQHALDLGAHVIEQDLVPTKDGHLVCRHENDISATTNVGDHPEFAARRTTKSVDGTAVTGWFTEDFTLAELKTLRAKERIPGNRQHNTLYDGRWDVPTFEEVLRWAQEQGRRLGRRIWLHSETKHPTYFRGIGLPLEDRVAGLLRRYGRHRADSPQFLESFEPSSIQRLAELVDTPSVVLLSNAGTKPWDFVVSGDPRTVDDLVKPEGLRWIASYAQGIGPTLDLIIPKDAAGKLTRPTTLVRDAHRQGLILHPYTMRNENTFLPADFRRGADPNAYGDAFGAFKTYFATGIDAVFSDNADTALLAANDFRKQ; encoded by the coding sequence ATGACTGAGGGTGAGCGGATGAGCCCGGGGCGGCGTGCGGTGCTCGGGGCGGCGGGCGCGGCCGTGCTCGGTACGGCGGCCGCCGGACTCACGGCCCCGCCGGCTTCGGCCGCGCAGCGCGGCGGCGCGGGCCGGGGCGGCTACCGGGACCTGCCTGTTCCGTACGTCATAGGACACCGCGGCACCGCCGGGTACCGGCCCGAGCACACGCTCGGCTCCTACCAGCACGCCCTCGACCTCGGTGCCCACGTCATCGAGCAGGACCTGGTGCCCACCAAGGACGGGCATCTGGTGTGCCGCCACGAGAACGACATCTCGGCCACCACGAACGTCGGCGACCACCCCGAGTTCGCGGCGCGCAGGACGACCAAGAGCGTCGACGGGACCGCCGTCACCGGCTGGTTCACCGAGGACTTCACCCTCGCCGAGCTCAAGACGCTGCGGGCCAAGGAGCGCATCCCCGGCAACCGCCAGCACAACACGCTGTACGACGGCCGCTGGGACGTCCCCACCTTCGAGGAGGTGCTGCGCTGGGCGCAGGAGCAGGGCCGGCGCCTGGGCCGCCGGATCTGGCTGCACTCCGAGACCAAGCACCCCACCTACTTCCGGGGCATCGGGCTGCCCCTGGAGGACCGGGTCGCCGGGCTCCTGCGCCGCTACGGGCGCCACCGCGCCGATTCCCCGCAGTTCCTCGAATCGTTCGAACCCAGCAGCATCCAGCGCCTGGCCGAGCTGGTGGACACCCCGTCCGTGGTGCTGCTCTCCAACGCCGGCACCAAGCCGTGGGACTTCGTGGTCAGTGGCGACCCGCGCACCGTGGACGACCTGGTGAAGCCCGAGGGCCTGCGATGGATCGCCTCGTACGCCCAGGGCATCGGCCCCACCCTCGACCTGATCATCCCGAAGGACGCGGCTGGGAAGCTGACCCGGCCGACCACGCTGGTGCGCGACGCCCACCGGCAGGGTCTGATCCTGCACCCCTACACGATGCGCAACGAGAACACCTTCCTGCCCGCCGACTTCCGGCGCGGCGCCGACCCCAATGCCTACGGGGACGCGTTCGGGGCGTTCAAGACGTACTTCGCGACCGGCATCGACGCGGTGTTCTCCGACAACGCGGACACTGCGCTCCTCGCCGCCAACGACTTCCGCAAGCAGTGA
- a CDS encoding sigma-70 family RNA polymerase sigma factor: MDLVTELSPLLAAEAAAEAPGTGVDAADLEQAVWVRLLEQHPSDPAHWVRTAVRAEARRARRLRRQERPYGSAPAADPDPGPELAAITAERRRILRAAIGRTPGNCPRLLTALLSPKDPTYREIAGELDISQGSLGPMRSRCLGCLRRMLAAEVAAPERGGKER, encoded by the coding sequence ATGGATCTCGTCACAGAGCTCAGCCCGCTGCTCGCCGCCGAGGCCGCGGCCGAGGCACCCGGTACCGGAGTCGATGCCGCCGACCTCGAACAGGCCGTCTGGGTAAGGCTGTTGGAACAGCACCCGTCCGACCCGGCGCACTGGGTGCGCACCGCCGTACGGGCCGAAGCACGCCGCGCCCGCCGGCTTAGGCGTCAGGAACGGCCGTACGGCAGCGCCCCCGCCGCCGACCCGGACCCCGGTCCCGAACTCGCCGCCATCACCGCCGAGCGGCGCCGCATCCTGCGCGCGGCGATCGGCCGTACTCCGGGCAACTGCCCCCGTCTGCTGACCGCGCTGCTCTCGCCCAAGGACCCCACCTACCGGGAAATCGCAGGGGAGTTGGATATCTCACAGGGCAGTCTGGGGCCGATGCGTTCCCGTTGCCTGGGATGCCTGCGCAGAATGCTGGCGGCGGAGGTTGCGGCTCCTGAACGCGGGGGAAAGGAGCGGTAG
- a CDS encoding GNAT family N-acetyltransferase yields the protein MGMSVTISAAGAQDAEQILKLQYLCYQSEAELYGDYSIEPLTQTLDGLRSELSTGYALVARLGGEVVASVRGRVDESGTGRIDKLIVHPRMQRHGLGGRLLNAIEAHFAARLAAKRFQLFTGHRSESNLRLYRKHGYATIGTESVSARLSLITLEKEAAPQEFVASA from the coding sequence ATGGGCATGAGCGTGACCATCTCTGCGGCCGGCGCACAGGATGCCGAGCAGATACTGAAGCTGCAGTACCTGTGCTACCAGAGCGAGGCCGAGCTGTACGGCGACTACTCGATCGAGCCCCTGACGCAGACCCTGGACGGCCTGCGGAGCGAACTCTCCACGGGATACGCCCTGGTGGCCCGGCTCGGCGGCGAGGTGGTGGCCTCGGTGCGAGGCCGGGTCGACGAGTCCGGAACCGGCCGGATCGACAAGCTGATCGTCCACCCCCGGATGCAGCGGCACGGCCTGGGCGGCCGTCTCCTGAACGCCATCGAGGCCCATTTCGCGGCGCGGCTCGCCGCCAAACGCTTCCAGCTCTTCACGGGCCACCGCAGCGAGTCGAACCTGCGGCTGTACCGCAAGCACGGTTACGCGACCATCGGCACGGAGTCGGTGAGCGCGCGCCTTTCCCTGATCACCCTCGAAAAGGAAGCGGCACCGCAGGAGTTCGTCGCGAGCGCGTAG
- a CDS encoding methionine ABC transporter ATP-binding protein, giving the protein MITTTGLTKVYQSRGRDITALDGVDLHVREGEVYGVIGQSGAGKSSLIRCVNLLERPTSGTVTVDGVDLTALAGRGRRAGKDLRRARSRIGMVFQHFNLLSARTVQDNIELPLEILGVSGKERSRKALELLDLVGLADKARAYPAQLSGGQKQRVGIARALAGDPKVLLSDEATSALDPETTRSILQLLRDLNRQLGLTVLLITHEMDVVKTICDSAALMKKGRVVESGTVSELLATPGSELAAELFPVSGAASGPERTVIDVTFHGEAATQPVISQLSRTYNIDISILGAAMDTVAGRQIGRMRIELPGGYEDNVVPVGFLREQGLQVDVVDDGVDEGQALDLVKEGAK; this is encoded by the coding sequence GTGATCACCACAACGGGCCTGACCAAGGTCTACCAGTCTCGCGGACGAGATATCACCGCGCTCGACGGCGTCGACCTGCACGTCCGCGAAGGCGAGGTGTACGGCGTCATCGGCCAGAGCGGCGCCGGCAAGTCCTCTCTCATCCGCTGCGTCAACCTCCTTGAACGCCCCACCTCCGGCACGGTGACCGTCGACGGCGTCGACCTCACCGCGCTCGCCGGACGCGGCCGCCGGGCCGGCAAGGACCTTCGCCGGGCCCGCTCCCGCATCGGCATGGTCTTCCAGCACTTCAACCTGCTGTCCGCGCGCACCGTGCAGGACAACATCGAGCTGCCCCTGGAGATCCTCGGCGTCTCCGGCAAGGAGCGCTCCCGCAAGGCGCTCGAACTGCTCGACCTGGTGGGCCTCGCCGACAAGGCGAGGGCCTACCCCGCCCAGCTCTCCGGCGGTCAGAAACAGCGCGTCGGCATCGCCCGCGCCCTGGCCGGCGACCCCAAGGTGCTGCTCTCCGACGAGGCGACCAGCGCCCTCGACCCGGAGACCACCCGCTCGATCCTCCAGCTCCTGCGCGACCTCAACCGGCAGCTGGGCCTGACCGTCCTGCTCATCACGCACGAGATGGACGTGGTGAAGACGATCTGCGACTCGGCCGCCCTGATGAAGAAGGGCAGGGTCGTGGAGTCCGGAACCGTCAGCGAACTCCTCGCCACCCCCGGTTCGGAACTCGCCGCCGAACTGTTCCCGGTGAGCGGCGCCGCCTCCGGCCCCGAGCGCACCGTCATCGACGTCACCTTCCACGGCGAAGCCGCCACCCAGCCGGTCATCTCCCAGCTCTCGCGCACGTACAACATCGACATCTCGATCCTGGGCGCCGCCATGGACACCGTCGCCGGCAGGCAGATCGGCCGGATGCGGATCGAACTGCCCGGCGGTTACGAGGACAACGTCGTGCCGGTCGGCTTCCTGCGCGAGCAGGGGCTCCAGGTGGACGTGGTGGACGACGGCGTGGACGAGGGCCAGGCGCTCGACCTGGTCAAGGAAGGTGCCAAGTGA
- a CDS encoding methionine ABC transporter permease — protein sequence MSWSEMQPLLSQGTYDSFYMVLWATVVTIGLGLPLGVLLVLTDKGGLLQNRPVNKVIGVIVNIGRSLPFIILLIALIPFTTWAVGTFIGPSAMIVPLSIGAIPFFARLVETAVREVDHGLVEAVQSMGGGIPTIVWKVLLPQALPSLVSAITTTVITLVSYSALAGAVGGGGLGSVAITYGYQRFETNFMLITVAVLIAIVTVIQLLGDGVVRLLARRGRTS from the coding sequence GTGAGCTGGTCGGAGATGCAGCCGCTGCTGTCCCAGGGAACGTACGACAGCTTCTACATGGTGTTGTGGGCGACCGTCGTCACCATCGGGCTCGGGCTGCCGCTCGGTGTGCTGCTCGTACTCACCGACAAGGGCGGTCTGCTCCAGAACCGCCCGGTGAACAAGGTCATCGGCGTGATCGTGAACATCGGCCGCTCGCTGCCCTTCATCATCCTGCTGATCGCCCTGATCCCCTTCACCACCTGGGCCGTCGGCACCTTCATCGGCCCCAGCGCCATGATCGTGCCGCTCTCCATCGGCGCCATCCCGTTCTTCGCGCGGCTCGTGGAGACCGCGGTCCGCGAGGTCGACCACGGCCTGGTGGAGGCCGTCCAGTCGATGGGAGGCGGCATCCCCACCATCGTGTGGAAGGTGCTGCTTCCGCAGGCGCTGCCCTCCCTCGTCTCCGCGATCACCACCACCGTGATCACCCTCGTCAGCTACTCCGCCCTGGCCGGCGCGGTCGGCGGCGGCGGACTCGGCTCGGTCGCCATCACCTACGGCTACCAGCGCTTCGAGACCAACTTCATGCTCATCACGGTGGCCGTCCTGATCGCCATCGTCACCGTGATCCAGCTGCTCGGCGACGGCGTCGTGCGCCTGCTCGCCCGCCGCGGCCGGACCTCCTGA
- a CDS encoding MetQ/NlpA family ABC transporter substrate-binding protein has translation MRKNTKITAAALATAALAVGLTACGSASDPKPAAKADGAKADASKALVVAASPTPHADILKFVKDNLAAKAGLKLEVKEFTDYVLPNTATEQGQVDANFFQHKPYLDDFNKKNGTHIVPVVDVELEPLGLYSHKVKSLKDITSGQTVAVPNDTTNEGRALQLLAANGLITLKDGAGAGAKLSDIKDSKGLKFKELEAATLPRALNDVDAAVINGNYAIEANLKPAKDALALEKADGNPYANFLAVKQGNENDPRVQKLAKLLNSDEVKKFITDKYAGSVVPAFGPAK, from the coding sequence GTGCGTAAGAACACCAAGATCACCGCTGCCGCCCTCGCCACCGCCGCGCTCGCCGTCGGCCTCACCGCCTGCGGCTCCGCCTCCGACCCGAAGCCCGCCGCCAAGGCCGACGGCGCCAAGGCCGACGCGTCCAAGGCGCTGGTCGTCGCCGCGTCGCCGACCCCGCACGCCGACATCCTCAAGTTCGTCAAGGACAACCTGGCGGCCAAGGCCGGACTCAAGCTGGAGGTGAAGGAGTTCACGGACTACGTCCTGCCGAACACCGCCACCGAGCAGGGCCAGGTCGACGCCAACTTCTTCCAGCACAAGCCCTACCTGGACGACTTCAACAAGAAGAACGGCACCCACATCGTGCCGGTCGTCGACGTGGAGCTGGAGCCGCTCGGCCTCTACTCCCACAAGGTCAAGTCGCTGAAGGACATCACGTCCGGCCAGACCGTCGCCGTCCCCAACGACACCACCAACGAGGGCCGCGCGCTCCAACTGCTCGCCGCCAACGGCCTGATCACGCTGAAGGACGGCGCGGGCGCCGGTGCCAAGCTCTCCGACATCAAGGACAGCAAGGGCCTGAAATTCAAGGAGTTGGAGGCGGCAACGCTGCCCCGCGCCCTCAACGACGTGGACGCCGCGGTCATCAACGGCAACTACGCCATCGAGGCCAACCTGAAGCCGGCCAAGGACGCCCTCGCCCTGGAGAAGGCGGACGGCAACCCGTACGCCAACTTCCTCGCCGTCAAGCAGGGCAACGAGAACGACCCCCGCGTCCAGAAGCTGGCCAAGCTCCTGAACTCCGACGAGGTCAAGAAGTTCATCACCGACAAGTACGCGGGCTCGGTCGTCCCCGCGTTCGGTCCCGCCAAGTAG